ATACCATAAATCTACACAGAAGCTGCAAAGAAACATCCCTTCTCAGTTATGAAAGACAGATGAGCTTGCTGAACTTCCAAAATGAGCCGGATCCTTTTAATAACATCTCTTCATCTTAAGAAGACATGTGTGATCTATGTTTTAAAGTAGAGAGGGAGCTTGTCATAGATGTGTTCAGAATGCTAGCCCTGTTCTTCTGACTGTCCGTCTGATGGATGCTGGTTAAAGGCGGTTTGTAAAGGTCATTTAGCAGACTGCGTAAAGACTGCCACAGTTACTGTGTGATcactacagacagacacatgagGATTTTGATCCGTCTGTGTTCAAATAAACAAGTACTGAGAAACACTCTCTGATGCAAATGGATGAGGCAATTTCACCAGATGTGCAAGatcacatgcacatgcatgttcCTAATGGTTTTTGAAGTTCTCAGTAATGGGCTACACACTACCTACAGATCAATGAGTTCTTTGATGGAAAAAGACACCCGCCTGGCATTTGAGTAATTAAGGATTTACATGACATGATGGCTGAACAGGTCAAGCAAAATGCCCTATGAGAAACAAACATTGACTAATGCCccaaaaacatgcatgtgttttacaAGCCAACAGTGAAACTCTTTTATTCAGGGATGGGACATTTTCCAGTTACATTACAATATCACAGGCAGGAACATAATGTTTTATCCGGTTACACATGAGCAGCATTTGTTAAACATTGACCCAGAGCAAACAAAGAGTTCTCAAATGGATGTGCCTGCATGTTTGCATGCCTGTAATAATGTGTTTGCTTTTATGGATGTAGTTGATaccaaaaggcaaaaaataaaatgtgtaacgTGACAACTTGTAAGCTTCAGTTCAGCATCTTCACACTTGAATTGCTGCTACACGCTATCAAAACCATCTCAGATATTTAATTACTGACAGGGAATTGCGTCACTCATGTTGTTTAGTAAGGTAATTTCATGGAGGTGACTCTCTGGTGAAAACAGTTAATCTTTTAATGGAGCTCCACTAATACGAGCCACACGCCATGGAGAGTGGGAGAAGAAGTACCTTGACGTTGGCGGCAGGCAGCAATAAGAGGGATGGAAGAAATAAAGACTAATTGAGCTGCAACAATGAGAGATGTTCGGATTGGGTCAGGCGCACATTGTTTGATGAAGCTGCAGGGCGGCAGGTGGTCTGGTATTTTGGATGACAGCTAATAAAGAGAGTTAAAAATGGAGGTGATAAAGCAACATTGTATGCCAGAGCCAATTAAAGCACTTTGGTAAATAGTATTTCTTTGGGCAGGCTAAGAATTGGACCTGAAAACACACGTTGCTTCTTTCCACCAGTGCGCTTTCGCACacgaatgagagagagagagagagagagNNNNNNNNNNNNNNNNNNNNNNNNNNNNNNNNNNNNNNNNNNNNatatatatataaatagatagatagatagatagatagatagatagatagatagatagatagatcctCCGGCAATTACATACATCGCCATCTTAGCCTgcccaaaacaaaaagaaagaaagagagagtgacagcgagtgagagtgagagcgagagagagagagagagagagagagcatccTGCTCTGGGCACCTCATTACTAATTTGACAGTCTGTTCTCGTGCGCTCCTGTACCCGCTCTCCATACGCTACAATCTCTCCTGAATTGTTTTAGAAATGGCTTTCCATCCCTACCACGCTTTAGGTGATTTTAACGACTCGGTCTTCATAACTCCTTTCAATGTAACGTTTACCGAGGATCCGCTGCGCGTGCCCTCACCCAACAATGAGACCAGCAAGGCTACTGGCAGGAATACTACAAGTCTCATCATCGCTGTCTGTATCACAGCTCTCTACTCTCTCATCTGTGTGGTCGGACTGCTTGGAAACGTGCTTGTAATGTATGGGGTGGTCAGgtaagaaacaaacaaagaccCATACCtattaagaaaacacaaaaaaaagtaaaagaaagaaacaaacaaaatttaTTCTTGACTAAGTGGatatttacaattatatttcattatattcttgttatcaataaaaaaacgaCACACACAACTATGATAGTCATTTTAAAGGATGGAATAAGTCTAGAAAACTGCTATATTACATCATGTCTGATGGTCCTTTGTAATTGCGCACAGACCCAGTGTGTCTGAGAGACACTCtccaaacccacacacaaacacactcacgcCTCCTACACACACAAGAGGGAGGGCGGTGTAATCCAAAGTTTAGTGTTGGAGTGCTAAGTGTTGCTTCAATGCACCAATTACTTTAGTCATTAACGATATAAATGACTCTTTAAAACTCAGATGATTATTTGCAATACAAACCATAACCTGCACATCAGAAGCTATGATTGTGGTAATTGATGTAGATTCTGAGGATTCATGGCACTGGATTTGTTGTTAACCTCTAGCTTAAATGAGCAAGCAATGAGCTGACAACTGGACCTCCAATGGCATCTCCAATGGCACGGTCATCTCACTGAACGGCTTCCTGTGTGAAAgatgaaatatgagtttctgtactttttttcactgtcagaataatcaaacacaaaagagaatgtaaaagaaatgttggCCATTCTCGTGAGTGTGAGATCAGTGTGTAATGTAATACATCCCTTAATGAGGGGCAATTGAGATAATGTAAGTCATTCCTTTGTCTTCCCTTCTCCTTGTAAACCttgcaatttaattaaattggaTGAACCATTGTCATAAGGGGAACttatgaatacatattttaaacagCCAGACAGCTGCTCAGCTGGCATTCAGACATGACTGGTCACcggtaaaaaaaactactctGTGAATCTGGAATCAAGGAGCAGGAATTGACTCATTACATAGCCTGCTGCAGAAGTGCAGTTTAATGGAGGCTTACGGTCACTTTGGCTCTTATGCATTTAGTGTTGTGCCATAAAAACATTGTGTATGTAAAAAGCTCTTTTGTTAGTTCAATATTAATCGAGAGGAAATCTGAGATCATTGGTTTGAGGGAGGAAATGGATTAGATCAAACAATAAATTGGTGTCTACCCTTTAAAGATTTTAATGGAAATTGTGAGTCAGCCCTAGTTGACATCTCCTTTGCAGCACAGCAGTAGGCAGACCTTGAAAAAAATTCCATCTTCTCCAACTAACAAAAGGCCTTCTCAACTGTGACTCAGAATCAATGAAAACATGCTTTTCTTCTAACCAACCAGGTACACCAAGATGAAGACAGCCACCAACATCTACATCTTCAACCTGGCTCTCGCTGATGCTCTCGCCACCAGCACCCTCCCCTTCCAGAGCGCCAAGTACCTGATGAGCACATGGCCCTTTGGGGAGGTGTTGTGTAAAGTGGTCATCGCCATCGACTACTACAACATGTTCACCAGCATCTTCACGCTCACCATGATGAGCGTGGACCGCTACATCGCCGTTTGTCATCCGGTGAGGGCCCTGGACTTTCGCACGCCTACCAAAGCCAAGCTCATCAACATCTGCATCTGGATCCTCTCCTCAGCCTTTGGAGTCCCTGTTATGGTCATGGCTGTTACCAAGGTGACAGACAAAGGTGGGAGATTTCTATTGttgaagaatttttttttggaaaattacCATCACTGTGTAAAAACTTCACTTATCTGCGCAAGCTTTTAGTGCCTAAGTGGCAAGTGTTGATCTCGGGGAGTAATCCGGCCCGTAGAAGAGAACATTTGAGTTGGGTTATTAACCTAAATTAGCTTCTCCACATGGCCCTCTAATAAACATGTAATTGTTTTGACTCCTCAGGAAACACTGCCTGTGAACTCAGATTCCCCAAACCTGAGAAGTACTGGGACACAGTAATgaaaatctgtgtgtttgtcttcgCCTTCGTGGTCCCCATCCTGGTCATCACCGTCTGCTACGGACTGATGATCCTGCGGCTCAAGAGTGTCCGTCTGCTCTCCGGCTCCAAAGAGAAGGATAGGAACCTGCGACGGATCACCCGCATGGTCCTGGTGATTGTGGCGGCCTTCATCATCTGTTGGACTCCCATCCACATCTTTATCATTGTCAAGACCATGGTGGATATTGACCGCACGAACCTCCTGGTGGTGGCCAGCTGGCATCTGTGCATCGCGCTGGGATACACCAACAGCAGTCTCAATCCTGTGCTGTACGCCTTCTTGGATGAGAACTTCAAAAGGTGCTTTAGGGATTTCTGCCTGCCCTATCGCTCCCGCCTGGAGCAGAACAGCTTCTCCAGAGCACGCAATAGCGCAAAGGAGCCCGTGTCTATTTGTGCTCCTGCGACAAAACAAAGACCATCGGACTGACTAGGCATGGATCAGTTGGGAGAAAGACCAGATCAGGGGGACCTCCAGACCGAGGTCACACAGTTCTCCACCACAGGAGTCTGAGTCTACAGATGTCTGCTTTTGACCTGCCACTTATGTAAATAATCGATTGTGTTTTTGGTCTTATATAATGAAACTTGTGAGACACAAGTCTTTAACAAACAtgcctgtgtgtgcctgtgcataAGGAAGTGGAATGCAGATGTTCATCCTTGGAGTGTGCAAAGcacatgaaaaaaatgcaaacacatatacagtacagtcaCAAAGTATTGGTATAGTgatatgtcttttattttgttggttcTGTACAATAAAAAAGTGGGTGTTTGTAGGTCTTCACATCCATATTAGGTGAACAATGAAGGACTCTGTGTATACACAGTCCCACAAAGATCAGATTGTCAAACAGGACATAGAtcctaaacacacagacaagtcCACTAAGAAGAGTCTTTTTATGGCCAAGCAGTGGCAGATGTATTTTTGGGCCTGTTAGGCATGTGACTTCAATCCACCAGATAATGTGTTTCACTTGATGAAGACCAGACTgactatataaattaaattactaCAGAAGTTCTTGTGTAACAGGAAGAAGTGACGACGGCTGCAGAACAGAGCTGGCAGAGGGTCAACGGGGAAGTACTGCTGGCTGCTGATGACTGTGTCACAATCTTCAGCCAAttattttcagattattttcagCTACATATTACAGATGATGATTTAATTCAGATTTTAAATATCttgtaaaaacactttttattccTTAAAATTAGGAGAGCATTTATAAAGGACTACAATTTAATGATGACACCTTTTAACCACATTCCTAACCGCTTGTGGGCAGAGGGaaaagctgtaaacacaaaaatCACCTTTGTATATGGATATGACAAAcagcctatttacacatccagtagttacagagcaacattatcattcattttatgtcatgtttctggctctttagctgctacaAGCTCACCACCAGTTAGTCAATTAGTTAGTCAACTGTTTCTGACTGCTTtcctgtgttgtgttcaatCGTTTTTTGAGAATTTCTTCTGAAAACAACACCATGAGTACAGTGAGAGCAAcccagaaaaataaagtaataaagtaaatagagtctacaaacaaaaaacaataagctGAAATATGCTTCAA
The genomic region above belongs to Etheostoma cragini isolate CJK2018 chromosome 6, CSU_Ecrag_1.0, whole genome shotgun sequence and contains:
- the oprd1b gene encoding opioid receptor, delta 1b, with protein sequence MAFHPYHALGDFNDSVFITPFNVTFTEDPLRVPSPNNETSKATGRNTTSLIIAVCITALYSLICVVGLLGNVLVMYGVVRYTKMKTATNIYIFNLALADALATSTLPFQSAKYLMSTWPFGEVLCKVVIAIDYYNMFTSIFTLTMMSVDRYIAVCHPVRALDFRTPTKAKLINICIWILSSAFGVPVMVMAVTKVTDKGNTACELRFPKPEKYWDTVMKICVFVFAFVVPILVITVCYGLMILRLKSVRLLSGSKEKDRNLRRITRMVLVIVAAFIICWTPIHIFIIVKTMVDIDRTNLLVVASWHLCIALGYTNSSLNPVLYAFLDENFKRCFRDFCLPYRSRLEQNSFSRARNSAKEPVSICAPATKQRPSD